DNA sequence from the Tenacibaculum mesophilum genome:
AGGAGCTATAAATCGCCAAAATTCCCATAAAATATAAGGAAAAGCAACTACAAAACCTAAAATTAGAGAAGACCAAATCCCTGTCATTAATTGTTGAGTAGGATTTAAAGCTTGTAGTGTTTGTTTGAATTTTATTGTACAAAAGCTACTGTCAATTCCAATAGAAGAAAATACTTTACAAAAGAATTGATAGGTTGCAAAATCGGGTTTTAGATGAGCTAAAAGTATCTCGTTAAAAACAAAATTAATGTTTGCAAAAATTACAATTGCAACAATAAAAATAGCTACAAAACTTCTTACTAAATGCCATCTTAGCTCTTCAAGATGGTCTAAAAAAGACATTTCTTTTTCTGCCATCTTAAAATATTCCTTCTTTAATTAAATCGTGTAAGTGAACTACACCTACATAATTGTTATTAATGTCAGTAACTAAAATTTGAGTGATATTATTGTTTTCTAACGTGTCTAGAGCTTCAACAGCCATAGCATCTGCATCAATTGTTTTTGGTGATGTACTCATAATATCAGCAGCGGTAAGTTCATCTATCTTTGTCGTTTTACTTAACATTCTACGAATATCTCCATCAGTAATGATTCCTGTAATTTTATTATTAGTATCAACAACAGCAGTCACACCTAGACGTTTTTCAGAAATTTCTACAATTACTTGGGTAACTTTGTCGATACTTTTCACCTTAGGTAATTCGTTATTTTTAATAAGGTCAGAAACTCTTAAGTATAACCGCTTGCCTAAAGCACCTCCAGGATGATATTTTGCAAAATCACTACTTGAAAAACCTCTTAATTCTAATAAGCATACAGCTAAAGCATCTCCTAAAACTAACTGAGCTGTTGTGCTAGTTGTTGGAGCTAAGTTATTAGGACAAGCTTCTTTTTCAACAAAAGAATTTAAAAGGAAGTCAGCATTTTTTCCTAAGAAAGAGTCAGGATTCCCTGTTATAGCGATAATTTTGTTGTTATAGTTTTTAATTAAAGGTACTAAGACTTTTATCTCAGGAGTATTTCCACTTTTAGAAATACAAATAACTACATCGTTATCCTGTACGTTACCTAAATCACCATGTATAGCATCAGCAGCGTGCATAAAAACAGCAGGTGTACCTGTTGAGTTAAAAGTAGCGACCATTTTAGTTGCAATATTGGCACTTTTTCCAATACCAGTTACAATAACACGACCTTTTGAATTAAATATAAAATTAACAGCGTCCGTAAACGAGCTATTTAATAAATTTGCTAAATTAGCAATAGCATTACTTTCTAAAAGGATAGTTTCTTTTGCGGTTGAGAGAATAGCGTTTGCGTCTTTCAAGTTAAAAAAGTTTTAAATATATTTTAAAGTGTAAAAATAGGAATAATTTGAGAAGAAAATCTTTTTTAATAAAAAGAAAGTTTACGTTATGTATTGTTGGGAATTTTTGTAAATTAGTTCTCGTTTTTAATTTTTGATATTAGAAGATGAATAAAGAGCAGACGGATTTATATGGATCATTAAAAAAAATCTTCGGATTTAACCAGTTTAAAGGGCTACAAGAAGATGTGGTTAACAGTGTGTTAGAGAATAAAAACACATTTGTTATTATGCCAACTGGGGGTGGTAAGTCGCTATGTTATCAATTACCTGCCTTAATGAAGGAAGGTACAGCAATTGTGGTATCGCCATTAATTGCTTTAATGAAAAACCAAGTAGATGCCATTAGGGGTATTTCTGAAAATCATGGAATAGCCCATGTGTTAAATTCTTCGTTGAACAAATCGGAGATTGCACAAGTAAAATCAGATATTGAATCGGGAATTACCAAGTTATTGTACGTAGCTCCTGAATCTTTAATTAAAGAAGAGTACGCTGAGTTTTTAAGAAGACAAAAAATATCATTTGTAGCTATTGATGAAGCGCACTGTATATCTGAATGGGGACATGACTTTAGACCTGAGTATAGAAACCTGAGAAATATTATTAAACAGATTGATAATGTACCAATTATTGGTTTAACTGCAACTGCAACAGAGAAAGTACAAGAAGACATTCTTAAAACTCTTGGAATGTCAGATGCAAATGTGTTTAAAGCATCTTTCAACAGATCAAATTTATTCTACGAAGTTAGACCTAAGACTAAAGATGTAGAAAAGGACATTATTCGCTTTATAAAACAACGATTAGGAAAATCAGGTATTATTTACTGTTTGAGTCGTAAAAAAGTGGAAGAAATAGCGCAAATTTTACAAGTTAACGGAATTAATGCTGTTCCTTACCATGCAGGTTTAGACGCAAAAACACGTGTAAAGCATCAAGACATGTTCTTAATGGAAGATTGTGATGTTGTAGTAGCTACGATTGCTTTTGGTATGGGAATTGATAAGCCAGATGTTCGTTTTGTAATACACCACGACATTCCTAAAAGTTTAGAGAGTTATTATCAAGAAACTGGTAGAGCAGGACGTGATGGAGGAGAAGGTTATTGTTTAACTTTTTATTCGTACAAGGATATCGAAAAGCTTGAGAAGTTTATGGCGAACAAGCCTGTTGCTGAACAAGAAGTTGGACATGCTCTATTACAAGAAGTTGTAGGGTATGCTGAAACATCAATGAACAGACGTAAGTATTTACTGCATTATTTTGGAGAAGAATTTGATGAAGTAAATGGAGAAGGCGCTGATATGGATGATAATATGCGAAATCCTAAGAAGAAGCACGAAGCTAAAGATGAAGTAGTAACTTTATTATCTGTTATTAGAGATACTAGTGAAATGTATAAACCAAAAGAAATTGTAAACACAATTATTGGTAAAGAAAATGCATTGTTAAAATCTCATAAAACAAACGATCAACCTTTTTTTGGTATTGGTAAAGCTAAAGATAATCATTACTGGATGGCTTTAATTCGTCAAGTTCTAGTTGCAGATTTAATCAAGAAAGAAATAGAACAGTATGGAGTTCTAAAATTAACAAAAGAAGGTAAAGAGTTTATAAAAAATCCATCATCATTTATGATGACAGAAAATCACGTTTATAAAACAGCAGATGATGGTACTATTATAACCAATGAAAAATCAGCAGGAGGAGTAGATGATAAATTGGTAGTAATGCTAAAAGATTTAAGAAAGAAAGTAGGAAAACGTTTAGGAGTTCCTCCTTTTGCGGTTTTTCAAGACCCATCTTTAGATGATATGGCATTAAAATACCCTGTAACATTAGATGAACTTGCAAAGGTTCATGGTGTTGGTGAGGGGAAAGCTAAAAAATATGGTAAAGATTTCGTTGCGCTTATTTCAAAATATGTGGAAGACAACGATATTATGCGTCCTGATGATTTAATAGTTAAAAGTACTGGAGTTAATTCTGGATTAAAGCTATACATCATTCAAAATACTGATAGAAAATTGCCTTTAGAAGATATTGCTAAGTCTAAAGGTTTAGAAATGTCTGAATTAATAAAGGAGATGGAAGCTATTGTGTTTTCGGGAACTAAACTTAATATTGATTATGCAGTAGATGACTTACTTGATGAGGATCAGCAGGAAGAAATTCATGATTATTTTATGGAAGCTGAGACAGATAAAATTCAAGAAGCCTTGGATGAGTTTGATGGAGATTATGATGATGATGAATTACGATTAATGCGTATTAAATTTACCAGTGAAATAGCTAACTAAAAAACTTAACAATATGCAAGCAAGTACTTACTTACATTTTAACGGAAACTGCAAAGAAGCAATGACTTTTTATGCGGATGTTTTAGGTGGTGAAATGACAATGTTGATGCAATTTAAAGATGCTCCAGAAGAAGTTTGTAAAAACATTCCTGAAGAAGCAATGGAATTAACAATGCATTGTACTGTAGAAGCAGGAGGTTTCTCTATTATGGGGTCTGATTTTTTAAATGAAAAAGAAGCGTTTACAAAAGGAAATAACTTTGCAGTAAGTATAAATACTGAAGACGAAGATGAAGCAGTTGCTGTTTTTAATGGACTTTCTTCTGATGGGGCTTTTGTTATGATGCCTTTTGAAGAAGCTTTTTGGGGAGGTAAGTTTGGAATGTTAAAAGATAAGTATGGTGTAAATTGGATGGTATCTTTAGAAGAACAAATAGCGTAATGAACCCTAAAGTAACACAATATATATTAGATAAAAATAATTGGACGCAAGAGTTAAATCTCTTGCGTTCTGTTTTTATGGATCTTCCTGTTGAAGAAACTATTAAATGGGGAGCACCTGTTTATGTGCATAAAGGAAAAAATATAGTAGGATTATCTGCTTTTAAAAACTATTGTGGATTATGGTTTTTTCAGGGGAGTTTTTTAGTTGATAAAGAAAAAGTATTGGTAAATGTTCAAGAAGGAAAAACACAAGCAATGCGTCAATGGCGATTTAATGAATTGGGTGAGATTGATACCATACTTATTAAACAATATGTATTAGAAGCTATTAAAAACTCTGAAGAAGGAAGAGAATTAAAAGCTAAAAAGAATACTAAACCCATAATTATACCTAAAGAATTACAGTTAGAATTGGATAAAAACGATAGGTTAAAGGAAACTTTTAACGAGTTTACTTTGAGTAAGCAAAGAGAGTTTATCAATTATATTTCTGAAGCAAAAAGAGTAGCGACCAAAGAAAAACGACTTGAAAAAATAATTCCGATGATACTAAACGGTATAGGACTGTATGATAAGTATAAAAATTGTTAGTTAATTGTAATCTTATCAATTGTAGCAGTTGAGTCACAACGTATAACATATAAGTCAATGTGACTTAAGCTATCTTTTCCAGTTATAAAGTACTCTGCACAAGGTTTTAAACGAGGTTTGCTTTTTCCAAAATCTACATCTCCATTATTTAAAATAGTAGAAATGGTAGTAGTATCAATCTTTGAAGTAGCTAATATTTGCTGAGCGTTATCAGAAAACAAACGCTTTTTTATTCTAATAGTCTTTAAAGTACGAGCATCCATTCCATAATCGAAAGAAACATCTTTACCTTTCCAAATAAAAAGAACGACTAAACTACCTAAGGCAATCCCTATTAAATAATAACCAACACGTTTTAACCACTGCATAATTTAAAAATTGAAGTGCAAAAGTAAGTAAAATTGAACTATAAAATCAATAAATTAATATCTCTATAAGGAAGGTCAAACCAGTCAGCTACAGTTTTATTAGTTAAGATTCCATGGTAAAAATACATGCCATTACGTAAACTTTTATCAAAGCGAGCCGCATTTTCAAAACCTCCTTCTTCAGCTATTTCTAGGAGGTAAGGAGTGAAAATATTACTAATAGATACAGAAGCTGTTCTAGAATATCTAGAAGGAATATTAGGCACACAATAATGTATTACCCCATGGTTAGAAAAAGTAGGTTTACTATGTGTGGTAACTTGAGAAGTTTCAAAACAGCCACCTCTATCAATGCTAACATCAACAATAACAGCACCATCTTTCATTTGTTCAATCATTTCTTCAGTAACAACCACAGGAGAGCGGTCTTTTCCTCTAATAGCTCCTATAGCTACATCACAGCGCATTAAAGCTTTTTGTAGGGTTTTAGGCTGAATTGTTGACGTATAAATAGGTGCTTGTACACATGATTGTAAATTGCGAAGTTTTGTTATTGAGTTGTCAAAAACTTTAACTCTTGCACCCAGTCCAATTGCTGT
Encoded proteins:
- a CDS encoding KpsF/GutQ family sugar-phosphate isomerase; translated protein: MKDANAILSTAKETILLESNAIANLANLLNSSFTDAVNFIFNSKGRVIVTGIGKSANIATKMVATFNSTGTPAVFMHAADAIHGDLGNVQDNDVVICISKSGNTPEIKVLVPLIKNYNNKIIAITGNPDSFLGKNADFLLNSFVEKEACPNNLAPTTSTTAQLVLGDALAVCLLELRGFSSSDFAKYHPGGALGKRLYLRVSDLIKNNELPKVKSIDKVTQVIVEISEKRLGVTAVVDTNNKITGIITDGDIRRMLSKTTKIDELTAADIMSTSPKTIDADAMAVEALDTLENNNITQILVTDINNNYVGVVHLHDLIKEGIF
- a CDS encoding RecQ family ATP-dependent DNA helicase codes for the protein MNKEQTDLYGSLKKIFGFNQFKGLQEDVVNSVLENKNTFVIMPTGGGKSLCYQLPALMKEGTAIVVSPLIALMKNQVDAIRGISENHGIAHVLNSSLNKSEIAQVKSDIESGITKLLYVAPESLIKEEYAEFLRRQKISFVAIDEAHCISEWGHDFRPEYRNLRNIIKQIDNVPIIGLTATATEKVQEDILKTLGMSDANVFKASFNRSNLFYEVRPKTKDVEKDIIRFIKQRLGKSGIIYCLSRKKVEEIAQILQVNGINAVPYHAGLDAKTRVKHQDMFLMEDCDVVVATIAFGMGIDKPDVRFVIHHDIPKSLESYYQETGRAGRDGGEGYCLTFYSYKDIEKLEKFMANKPVAEQEVGHALLQEVVGYAETSMNRRKYLLHYFGEEFDEVNGEGADMDDNMRNPKKKHEAKDEVVTLLSVIRDTSEMYKPKEIVNTIIGKENALLKSHKTNDQPFFGIGKAKDNHYWMALIRQVLVADLIKKEIEQYGVLKLTKEGKEFIKNPSSFMMTENHVYKTADDGTIITNEKSAGGVDDKLVVMLKDLRKKVGKRLGVPPFAVFQDPSLDDMALKYPVTLDELAKVHGVGEGKAKKYGKDFVALISKYVEDNDIMRPDDLIVKSTGVNSGLKLYIIQNTDRKLPLEDIAKSKGLEMSELIKEMEAIVFSGTKLNIDYAVDDLLDEDQQEEIHDYFMEAETDKIQEALDEFDGDYDDDELRLMRIKFTSEIAN
- a CDS encoding VOC family protein; this encodes MQASTYLHFNGNCKEAMTFYADVLGGEMTMLMQFKDAPEEVCKNIPEEAMELTMHCTVEAGGFSIMGSDFLNEKEAFTKGNNFAVSINTEDEDEAVAVFNGLSSDGAFVMMPFEEAFWGGKFGMLKDKYGVNWMVSLEEQIA
- a CDS encoding YdeI/OmpD-associated family protein; this translates as MNPKVTQYILDKNNWTQELNLLRSVFMDLPVEETIKWGAPVYVHKGKNIVGLSAFKNYCGLWFFQGSFLVDKEKVLVNVQEGKTQAMRQWRFNELGEIDTILIKQYVLEAIKNSEEGRELKAKKNTKPIIIPKELQLELDKNDRLKETFNEFTLSKQREFINYISEAKRVATKEKRLEKIIPMILNGIGLYDKYKNC
- a CDS encoding DUF4258 domain-containing protein, whose product is MQWLKRVGYYLIGIALGSLVVLFIWKGKDVSFDYGMDARTLKTIRIKKRLFSDNAQQILATSKIDTTTISTILNNGDVDFGKSKPRLKPCAEYFITGKDSLSHIDLYVIRCDSTATIDKITIN